The following proteins are co-located in the Pedosphaera parvula Ellin514 genome:
- a CDS encoding DUF1552 domain-containing protein, translating to MQNWKISRRTMLKGVGAMLSLPMLEAMAPRSLFANSAASTATRSFPVRMAVLYMANGVNPHHWTPKGVGHDFELSPILQPLSKLKDELLVLTQLMNAKTEGGDGHYVKTAAFLTGTTITRTTGSDLRCGGTSMDQIAAQRIGNLTTLPSLELGIEPVTTGVDRTVGYTRLYGSHIAWSTPTTPVAKEINPQLAFDRMFRTGDAGGKNSTADKSVVDLVMEDARRLKSKVGQADQAKINEYLDSVRAVEKRIEFDAKRTREEYRADPLVRREIDKLGARIKDFYLDPAQASERSGNHTEHVRLMLDLMVLAFWSDSTRISTFMFGNAVSTKNFSFLDGVKGSHHEISHHHSDEKKLEQYKLINIWHMTQLAYMLEKMQSIQEGERTLLDNSMVLFGAGMRDGNEHNPHNLPILLAGQGGGTLSPGRHLVYEKNTPLCNLYRSMLTRMGTPVDQFSDSTGELPGLNDPAFKGVGNSKA from the coding sequence ATGCAAAACTGGAAAATCTCCCGCCGAACCATGTTGAAAGGCGTCGGCGCCATGTTGAGTCTCCCCATGCTCGAGGCCATGGCCCCGCGCTCGTTGTTCGCCAACTCTGCAGCAAGTACCGCCACCCGCAGCTTTCCCGTCCGCATGGCCGTTCTTTACATGGCCAATGGCGTCAATCCCCACCACTGGACACCCAAGGGTGTCGGCCACGATTTCGAACTCTCTCCCATCCTCCAGCCGCTTTCCAAACTGAAGGATGAACTGCTGGTTCTCACTCAGTTGATGAATGCGAAGACCGAAGGTGGAGACGGGCATTACGTCAAGACGGCCGCGTTCCTCACTGGCACCACCATCACGCGCACCACCGGAAGCGACCTGCGTTGCGGCGGCACGTCCATGGATCAAATCGCGGCGCAGCGCATCGGCAATCTCACCACCCTGCCCTCCCTGGAACTGGGCATCGAACCGGTGACCACTGGCGTCGATAGGACTGTCGGCTACACCCGCCTGTACGGCTCCCACATCGCCTGGAGCACACCCACCACTCCGGTCGCCAAAGAAATCAATCCTCAACTGGCTTTCGACCGCATGTTCCGCACTGGAGATGCTGGGGGCAAGAACAGTACCGCCGACAAAAGCGTCGTGGACCTGGTGATGGAAGATGCCCGCCGTTTGAAATCCAAAGTGGGCCAAGCCGATCAGGCCAAGATAAACGAATATCTTGATTCGGTCCGCGCCGTGGAAAAGCGGATCGAATTCGATGCCAAACGCACACGCGAGGAATACAGGGCTGATCCCCTGGTCCGCCGCGAAATCGATAAGCTCGGCGCTCGCATCAAGGATTTCTACCTTGATCCCGCCCAGGCCAGTGAACGCTCCGGCAATCATACCGAACATGTCCGCCTGATGCTCGACTTGATGGTGCTGGCCTTCTGGAGCGACTCGACCCGCATCTCCACTTTCATGTTTGGCAACGCTGTTAGCACTAAGAATTTTTCCTTCCTGGATGGCGTGAAAGGCAGCCACCACGAAATCTCTCATCACCACAGCGACGAGAAAAAGCTGGAGCAATACAAGTTAATCAACATCTGGCACATGACCCAACTCGCTTACATGCTGGAGAAAATGCAATCCATCCAGGAAGGCGAGCGGACCTTGCTCGACAATTCCATGGTGTTGTTCGGCGCCGGCATGCGTGATGGCAATGAGCATAACCCGCACAATCTTCCCATCCTGCTCGCAGGTCAAGGCGGCGGCACACTTTCACCCGGCCGCCATCTCGTTTACGAGAAGAACACTCCGCTCTGCAATTTATATCGCTCCATGCTCACCCGCATGGGAACGCCCGTGGATCAATTCTCCGACAGCACCGGCGAACTACCCGGATTGAACGATCCCGCATTCAAGGGCGTTGGTAATTCCAAGGCATAG
- a CDS encoding DUF1592 domain-containing protein: MYSLIGVLLLGVQPASAADAVAHPDPFKEEIRPLLDQYCAKCHGPDKAKAGVNFSSFTNSISVYHDIKLWEKVVAKVRDEDMPPEGKPQPTVEQRKQMVAWIEKSLKDLEEGRLPKDPGRVLIHRLSKTEYNCTVRDLLGVDSNPADKFPTEGGGGGGFDNNADTMFIPPILMERYLAAATEILDAAHHDKIFFAKKNIFNSDRATAKKIIAHFALQGFRRPAQKEEVDRLLSIYDTARKQGQDYEAAVKTALKGILVSPKFLFRVEQDRESSQPYPVSDYELASRLSYFLWSSMPDDELFALASKNKLHEPAVLEQQVQRMLRDRKSKVFSDSFAGQWLRVRELKTSAQPDTNKFPEYTPALRDAMYAEVIEFFNSVVQEDRSVMDILDANYTYLNEDLAQLYGIDGVHGRELQKVELKDANRGGVLGMSAVLTMTSYPLRTSPVLRGKWVLEQILGTPPPPPPPLVQSLPPNDHPVDGLTLRQQLEKHRSNPNCAGCHSKMDPLGFGLENFDAIGRWRAEIEQKPVDASGVMPSGEKFTGPAELKKVLLNRKDDFARNLTEKMLAYALGRGLEYYDVPTVKEITKKLAESNYRSSVLIAEIVKSYPFQYRRNQPTQQASN; encoded by the coding sequence GCTGGGAGTCCAACCCGCTTCGGCAGCCGACGCTGTCGCGCATCCCGATCCCTTCAAGGAAGAAATCCGCCCATTACTTGACCAATATTGCGCCAAATGCCATGGCCCGGATAAAGCCAAGGCCGGAGTCAACTTCAGTTCGTTCACCAACTCAATCTCCGTCTATCACGACATCAAACTCTGGGAGAAGGTCGTCGCCAAAGTCCGCGATGAGGACATGCCGCCCGAGGGCAAGCCACAACCCACCGTCGAGCAGCGCAAGCAGATGGTTGCCTGGATTGAAAAATCCTTAAAAGACCTTGAAGAAGGCCGTCTGCCCAAAGACCCCGGACGCGTGCTCATCCATCGCCTCAGCAAAACGGAATACAATTGCACCGTGCGCGACCTCCTGGGCGTCGATTCCAATCCCGCCGACAAATTTCCCACCGAAGGCGGCGGTGGTGGCGGCTTCGACAACAATGCCGACACCATGTTCATCCCTCCCATTCTGATGGAACGCTATTTGGCTGCCGCCACGGAAATACTCGACGCCGCCCATCACGATAAAATTTTCTTTGCAAAGAAAAACATCTTCAACTCCGACCGCGCCACGGCTAAAAAAATCATCGCGCATTTCGCGCTGCAAGGCTTTCGCCGCCCCGCGCAAAAAGAAGAAGTAGACCGCCTCTTATCCATTTACGATACGGCCAGAAAACAGGGACAAGACTACGAAGCTGCCGTAAAAACCGCGCTGAAAGGCATCCTGGTTTCCCCCAAATTCCTTTTCCGCGTGGAACAGGATCGCGAATCCTCCCAGCCCTATCCTGTCAGCGATTACGAGCTCGCCAGCCGGCTTTCCTATTTCCTTTGGTCCTCCATGCCCGATGACGAACTGTTTGCTCTCGCCTCCAAAAACAAGCTCCACGAGCCGGCAGTATTGGAGCAACAGGTGCAACGGATGTTGCGCGATCGCAAATCAAAAGTTTTCTCTGACAGCTTTGCCGGTCAATGGCTGCGCGTGCGCGAATTGAAAACCTCCGCCCAACCCGACACAAACAAGTTTCCGGAATACACACCTGCACTTCGCGATGCCATGTATGCCGAGGTGATTGAGTTCTTTAACTCCGTTGTTCAGGAAGACCGGAGTGTGATGGACATTCTCGATGCCAATTATACCTACCTGAACGAAGATCTCGCGCAGCTCTACGGCATCGATGGAGTTCATGGCCGCGAATTGCAAAAGGTCGAATTGAAAGACGCCAATCGCGGCGGCGTGCTCGGCATGAGCGCCGTCCTTACCATGACTTCCTATCCCTTGCGCACCAGTCCAGTGCTCCGCGGCAAATGGGTGCTGGAACAAATTCTTGGAACTCCTCCACCTCCGCCGCCGCCACTCGTTCAAAGCCTGCCTCCCAACGATCATCCAGTCGATGGCCTGACCCTACGCCAACAATTGGAAAAACATCGCTCCAATCCGAACTGCGCCGGTTGCCATTCCAAGATGGACCCGCTCGGCTTCGGTTTGGAAAACTTCGATGCCATCGGCCGCTGGCGCGCAGAGATTGAGCAAAAGCCGGTGGACGCCTCCGGTGTAATGCCTTCCGGGGAAAAGTTTACCGGTCCGGCGGAATTGAAAAAAGTCCTGCTGAATCGCAAGGACGATTTCGCTCGAAACCTCACCGAAAAAATGCTAGCGTATGCGTTGGGTCGGGGATTGGAATATTACGACGTCCCCACGGTCAAAGAGATTACCAAAAAGTTGGCAGAGAGTAATTATCGCAGCTCGGTTTTGATTGCTGAGATTGTAAAGAGTTACCCGTTTCAGTACCGTCGCAACCAACCCACCCAACAGGCATCCAACTAA